The genomic stretch ATCATTagtatatttatgtatataaaacGTCAAATGGATGTTGTAATGATTACATGAAATGGAGATAGATGAATACGCAatcctaaaaaataaaaataaaagaaaatatatgaGAAGATAGAGTGAAAAAACAATACGACATCATAACATAACATATGGTTGGATGTTAGCATCACTACAAGTAATAACAGACAAAGTACATAAACTTAAATGAAATAGAACAAACTATAGCATCACAAACAAGTACAATTTCAGCCTAATAGTTATTTTCTGcttcttaagagatttaatgTCAGTGCACTTGTACAATGCAAAAGTGGACATGCCTCACCGATACTATGTGCTTGCATAATTTACCACTCACTCTGATATTGCATTCCAGGTTTAAGATTGAATATTATATTGAACTGTACTGATATGAATCCTATTCTAAATTTTTCTTGAAGCACGTCAATTATTTCATTGATTCTCACTATATTTGAAATTTGGGTTTATCTATCTTTTGTCACATatgttaaatttataaattaaaattttttattaaaaatataaaaaatttaaattttcaatacatttattttacattcattaaataaaaatatttaaaaaattttattaataataaatttatatttatccCTAGAATACATATTAACTAAACCCTTAAAGTTTTTGTTCCTTTTCATTTTAATACAAATGTAGTAGATACCTTAAGCAAGGAAAACTAAAACCATGAAAcagatataaaattatatttgacaaccaaaatataatcatatatattgtattattaaatattaaattaatatattatatattttttttgagaaaaaaaaatataaagacatTAATAAAAaacctaattttttattttttattgcctctttttttctaattatattttttcttttaaattatgtgagaaaaaatgaagataaattaaattttttataatttattctattatataattaatttatcactgaacaaaatacataaatattaatatgtgtctgttttttgtatatttttttaatattttatcttattttattttcaaaaccaaacACCCTCCTAGATCTCATGTTCACCTCAAACAGTGGTAGTCAAAACTAATACCTgagaagaaaaacgaaaaaataaaaaacctgTTTCCAGAGGAACAAGTGGGTATCAATATCATGAGTGACATGCATACAAGATTGGTTTTATGTTTTGATTTTCTTGCCCACAAGAAAAGAAGTAGGTCAACTCCTATCTACTGGACACTCTTACATGGACTGATCCCTAACAAAGACTAGAATCCAAAAGCTACACACCAAAAACATGTGAAGAGATTTACCCTAGAATATGTTGAGCCAATtccctaataataataataataataataatactaatgcTGCAATCAAAGACTTCAGGCAGTGCCAAAATGTTTGCATCAATCATGAATTGTACAAGTACGTTACATTTCCTAACACACTCAATAATATATACACATATTTGAGCTTCTCTCCTGACAATAAAAAGGGTAACAGCAATCCTAACACATCTCTTTACAGCATATCTATACTCAAAATTCTCTTCCCAGCTACACAATTCTAAATTCATTATCTTATAATTAGTTTTAATCAGTTGATCTCGTCTAGCTGGAAAAGATTTAACTTTATAGTTAGATATATGAAGAGATAATACAATCATTAATTACCGTGGGCCTCTGATACTGCAGAAACCTCTGCAATTACTATAGATATGATTAATATATCAGTAGCCACTGGCCAGAAGGAAAGGAATACTATGCATTAGAATCATGACTACCAATATTGGTTTGCCTGTTTGGGAACTTGTGAACACCAGAATCCGCTATGGACACAGCACCATTCATCTTACGCGAAGTTTGCTTTCCTCTGAAGACACCCCACAAATAGTACTTTGATTGCATTCCTATGGAGGgtatatcaaattaaaaatctcAAATAAAACTTTTGAAGTTATATAAATGATAAGATTGAGATGTCCAAATGAAGGGTTAGAATAAATGAAGCTCACTCCGATGTTGAACTGGGAGGGCGGTAGACGGAAAAATTGTGAGGTCTGCATTTTGAGCAGCCACCTTTATCgcgagttcaagttgaatgatGTTGTCAACCAGCTTATCAAAGGCTTTTTCGTCTCTGCAGGgaaagagatattttagatATATCATTTTAATGGAAGATCTCGGTAGCATCACTATAGTATTGCCTAAGAAATAACCTTTGACTCTGAGGAAAGAAATAGAGAGCAATGCTCATATCAGTTGGCCCCtcatacttaaaacttttaggCCACACCACAGATCTGGGAAGCAAATCCGCATGAAGCACCTTTGGCAAAAGCTGTGTCTCCTCCTCAACTTTGGAGCACGCTAAACTGGACATATGGGCCAGAAGTTCAGTTACAACACCACCAGCTTCATTGCGGAAGTTAAGACTTCCCCTATAAAACAGAAAATTCAGCACCATGTCATTCCAACAAAGCAAAACAAAGTTCACCAACTTCAAATAATTGTAGCAGAATATATTTCTTACCTCCATATCGGCTTAGCAATAGGCTGTGCAGGCAAAGGCATGTGATTATCAGATAACAAGGCCTTAGTTTTAGCAAATGAGTTAGGAATAGCTTTCCTTTTCATCTGCTTCtcttcttcaatcatatcttgtTTTTGTTGACTGATAACTTTTCCTTTCTTCAGCTTCtcttcttcaatcatatcttgtttttgtttttgttgactGATAACTTTCCCTTTCTTCAGCTTCtcttcttcaatcatatcttgtTTTTGTTGACTgataacttttcttttcttcagcTTCTCTTCTTCAATTATCTTTTGTTGCCGTTGATTGTTGATTTGTCTTTTATCATGCTTCTCTTCAACCGTCTTATGTGCCAGTTGATTgccaatttttcttttatttagctTCGGTTCTTCAATAATATTATGAGCCTGTTGATTGCTTTTCTTCACTCTATTTATGCAATTCCGAAGCTTTTTTGTGGCTTTGTTCACATCATTTTCTAAGCTTATGGAGTCACTATTTTCAGGTGAGGCTGAAACACGTATGTCAAAAGAAGATGGCTTCACGAGCTTTACTTCACAATCCTCACAAAACCATATAACTTCCTCCCAAAACACCACAGGACCATTTAAACAgtatctgaaaaacaaagtTAAGAACTCAGGCCAATAAAGGCCATATGACCgcaaatgaaaaagaaaaaaagatcaattccacaaatatttctattttaaaaaatgctTTTTGAGAGagaaagggggggggggggggggggggatttAGAAGCAGTTATAAATCCAAGTCATTAGGATCATTTTCTCATGTATCATTAGGATCATTTTCTCATGTATCTTTGGTCTACCAAAACCTAACGATAATGGTTACACCAACGTATACCAATAGAAGAAAGAATCAAGCTATGTAGTTTGTACAGATGACATATAAAAAAAACTGCTACAAAGGTAAATCAGAATTCCAAAAGCACAATAATTAAAATCCAAATTCAAGTTTCTCTTTTGTAATATAAACAATGACATCCTTTAAAACTAGTTAGGATGGGCTTCACAGTTCAGAAAACTTCATCCTTGGGATTGGGGACTGCTATGGAAATATAAATACATTCTCCAAATAGACAGAGTTTCAATTTATAATTTCACATATGAAGTTGAcactttattattttactatacatattagaatttaaaaacaCTACATTCTATTTGCAAAAGGTGGTTAAGGTATCAATACCAAGTATTGTTTCAATTCAAACTTTTAGTTATCATTTGGATGATCCAATTACAATGAGTACACTCCAACCTCCAACACTCAAATAGATATTCAAAAGAATGTCCACAAAGCATATTAGTAGTGGCATCTATAACTAAGTATGAAACAAGTACTTGCTACAAACAAAGGCATTCAAGAATGCAGAGAGACGAAGTAAAGAATAAGTACCTATGCAAAGCACAAGCCTGACACTCTTTGCAAAAAACCAACGTCTCTGGAAAACCTTCGTCGCCACACTTGAGACACACAGTTCCCTACAACAAGTATACAAAGTTAGTTATATTCAAGTGACTCAAAACTCATAAGACCAAAAGTGCACTTGGCATTCTTTTATGCACTATTTGTGATTCACAAATAGGCTTTGTTTCAGCAGTCCTGTAATAATCACCATTCTAAAATGCTGAATAAAACTCATCCCTTTTAGTGCTTCGGCATTGTAACTACATTTCAGAATATAAAACACTTGCAATTTCCCATCAGGAGTAGCAAAAAGGGAACAATTCACTTTCCCTTCAGAATCTACATTTGACCCTTTAAAGAAATAGTTCCacttattaaattaaaaagcgAATTgagcataaattttaaaaataatatctttttaagTATTATCTCCAAGCTTTAACTGTTCAAAAGATATTTCATATTTGTATAATTTGACCTCGCATTATGCATGTATTAACATTGATAACTGAAATTGAAACTAATACTTAATTGGAACATGCATAATCAAGAACAGTAATAGTCATCATGCATTAATTAACCCAGATTTCAACGAGGGAAAAGAAGGTTGTATCAGCTAAAGCCACCTTCCCCCAgaaaattgataaataaaaatcaaattcaaagtaaGATAAAAACATAATT from Arachis stenosperma cultivar V10309 chromosome 9, arast.V10309.gnm1.PFL2, whole genome shotgun sequence encodes the following:
- the LOC130951659 gene encoding uncharacterized protein LOC130951659, translating into MIHPSSFHTNDSVLIPILMGTVCLKCGDEGFPETLVFCKECQACALHRYCLNGPVVFWEEVIWFCEDCEVKLVKPSSFDIRVSASPENSDSISLENDVNKATKKLRNCINRVKKSNQQAHNIIEEPKLNKRKIGNQLAHKTVEEKHDKRQINNQRQQKIIEEEKLKKRKVISQQKQDMIEEEKLKKGKVISQQKQKQDMIEEEKLKKGKVISQQKQDMIEEEKQMKRKAIPNSFAKTKALLSDNHMPLPAQPIAKPIWRGSLNFRNEAGGVVTELLAHMSSLACSKVEEETQLLPKVLHADLLPRSVVWPKSFKYEGPTDMSIALYFFPQSQRDEKAFDKLVDNIIQLELAIKVAAQNADLTIFPSTALPVQHRRMQSKYYLWGVFRGKQTSRKMNGAVSIADSGVHKFPNRQTNIGSHDSNA